The Antechinus flavipes isolate AdamAnt ecotype Samford, QLD, Australia chromosome 4, AdamAnt_v2, whole genome shotgun sequence genomic interval CTGAGTATTCTGCTGATGATCTTCATTTTGTATGTTGCTAGTTTTGATCAGTTCCATTAggtgcttttttctcttcttcacacGCTGCCTCTTTCCCTGTGATTTCTTTCCCATCGTGCAGTACGTGGATTCTTCTCACTGGaatccacttttctttttctcttgtggaAATACAAAAATACTCTTTTCCCCATATTAGCACTGTATGTGGCCCATGCCGTTGTTTCTCATGATCTCTCCATATGACCCTCGCTTCTGTTGTGgagttctcttttctctttttactttcaaattttgtAACTGATATTTCATGGCTGGAAATAGACCTTTGTCAtcaaattttaaatagtttatcaTATAAACTGCTGTTTGTAATTTGTTATGAATAGATCCatgaactttttgtttttcaaggtaGATCTTGAGAGTCTGATTATTCCATTCAACAATAATCAGCCCTGTCTGATTATGGGGGATCCTTGTTATATGTTTAATATGGTATTTGAAACAGAATTGttggaaaaattttgaaacatagGTGGGGCTGTTATCTGTTTTTAATATTCGGGGAATGCCATGATTAGCAAAACAACACATTAAATAACTAGTGACATATTTAAATGATTCTCAGGTTTATGCTGAAGCCATCAAGAAACCAGAGAAAGTGTCTACACATAAGTGAATACATTTGTTCTTTCCAAAGGAATTGTAATGAGGACTATCCATCTGCCAAATATCATTGGGAGCGTCTCTTTTTGGGTTTTGTAACTGCAACTTTTGATGGTGGGAGAAAAGGGACACAATTTGTGCACTGTTTTCCTATCTGTCTGGCCTGTTCTTCGGAGATTCCATATAACCACCTTAATGATTTTGCAGAGAGGTGGTATTTATTGTGGCCTTGTGCAGCCAGTGTGTTTTTCATAGTCAGCCTAGCATGTCTAGGAGATACATTTGTAACGTCTGGTCTGTGATACTGTTTCCTTCTGCTATTGGACCGGGGAGGTGAGTGTGAGACCTGagatgacaaatataaaaacaagactGTCTTTTTCCTCTTAGTACTTTGTGCCTGTTGTAATAATTGTGTTATATTGTCTTGCTTATCTGAAATATATGCTATCTCAAGCTGAGGGATGAGAGCTGCCACATAAGAACTGTCTATAACAATGTTAGAAGTTTCGTCAATTTCTAAGGCCTTGATAAGGACCCACAATTAATTCTGCTGGGTTGAAGTGAAATGGTTTGAAATTTGTATAATTGTGACCTGCTGGAAATATACATTGTGGCCCTTTTATCTTTAGCGGCAACAGTGAAGATGTTTATTCCTGTGACTGGCACTTCCATATATTTTGCAGTCCAAATCTAGGGCCATTCAGTCCATTGTCTCTCGAACCTCAAAATGTTTCCCTGTTGTAAATTCAAATTTGCAATAATTTGCCATTCAGTTGATGTTTGTATGCATTCCTAAATCTGATCATTGGTATATGGAAGGTATATGATCTCAGATGAGATCTTTTGCCCCGTGATAGAAATTTTTCTATTCCTCTGTTGTTAtagaccagaactctgaacttgaaacaaaggagttttacaagatgttaagtcaatagaattgatagagacaatagttacctaatttagcatggttcagtatgattgatttactcctacaaggagatgtcatgggccagaacttgaaacaaggtaataagtggaattgaggagacaatgttaaatctagtttagtactgatttaatcctacaacaaataacggtttcctagtgatataatgattggtttggactcagtgtggagcatataagctagaagctctcagggccaaaaaagACAAATGCACTAGAAGCTcacagaggctgagacagattcattccatcgtccacctttcATCCAACTTTATAGTGGTTGCAGGCTGAAACACAAACCTTTGGATAAGGAGAGATtcagagctcttggaaccaagatgAGAAATAGGACTATaaaaaagctaaccgggccccagtaaaggagacaagactttgaaggagacaataaaagatttggactttaactcctggcgactcttgtggtgattactgaactggaatgaaggctgctcccagagatcccaagaaaactgaaacaagagaacattacactctGCTATTTTGGACTTCTGCAGGGTTACTCACAGTTTAGTAATCTCCCATCTCCCAGGGGTCAAAATGCGTGTCTTCTCACCTGTTCCGTGAGGCACCTTCTGGGGAGGGTGGACATTTCTCTTGCTTTTGCAGCAAGCTTCACATTGGTCTCCCACACTGTCCTTCGCATGAGATGACTTTAGTGGATCCCTGCTATGCACAGGGCTTGGGGGTTCTACACACAGGATTAGGAGAGGCTCACATTGGGTGCCAGACCATTTGGGTTCTCGGCCCAAACTCCCAAGTGATCAGAAGTGCCTAGTCACCTGAATGGCGAAGACTGTGAGTAATGAGGGGTGAGAGTCAGGATGTGGGAAGACTCCGTTTATTATAAGCCCAGTAAGTCTTTTTATATGCTCAGTATATGCCTTTAGTTCCTATAGCTTAGCATAAGCACATTCTAGCCTATAATAGCAGATATATGATTCCCTATATGGTGATCTTCAGGAAGCTACATGTAAGTACAGAGTGAGCATTCCTTTCCTAATAAGGTATGTGGAATCTCCCAATCCCAGAACTGCCATGTTGCTTCTCAGGTGGGACCCTTTCCTCCCAATGCCATCTTGTTCACTCTCATAAGGCTACCCTCAGTTTCTTGAGCTGCACCTtgtggtcccaagacctccagaaagctaatcagAACCTTACATTTTGGCATCCGAACATGGGACTAAAGATTTACACTCAGAAGTCCAGACTGACACGATCCtgagttcagtggaaaagtctccgtgacccagaaattagggcgagtataaaaatagacaagaaggcaactttgttaaggactaaactagtgtttcagctgaaataggacaaatgtttagaaagaagATTTCTCCAgctcaaggaaaatgtgtagagtaCATAGTTAAACTaataaaaaaccaaggtttgattgtaatgTGGGAGAAGATCACtggacttttagaaacattacagtacttgtctccttggttctcaaaggaagaagaattagagccaGATGAGTGGAAACTAGTATGagagcaagtaatcaaatatttcAATGATAATGGTGCTGATttaatttctaaagaaacattctatatatatatatatagctgccATGAagcttgccaaagatctctcctgtattctggagtccagaatctccagcctctctcctctttgtcctgcccccaagtgactctggcctctGTCCCTCTGCTCTCCAAtacttgcctatgattatcttaacaccaaacattcagcaatcaccaacagtgagaagagccatttatccaaacatatgctaatagagtcatagTCTCACATCAACTGgctaattagccttaaatgcttgcttgtctgattcaagcatacctttttggagtttcagccctctacatctcccgctttcttttgttttagaacacagatggtcacaccctctctgacttcttaaagaggtgagaaccccaaaaaggagatgatcacattccccctgacttctcaggaagggaggtgaaagcactaaaaaggagatgatcacaccctccctgacttctcaggaacaGAGATGAAAAttaccaaagggaagtggggaatcAAGCCTGATATTGTTAGcgagtttctgggctgaagggttttactagaaacaggtatgcacaaactcatcagcatgggaggtattacacaagcacatagcaataaagcacagggtagcagtgatgactctcctcatggccggtgcaggctcaatgtggtgtaacaaacatgaattgtacatgtaagTAGTGATAttacaatatgaatcaacatggtattataaaagatttccagaagtcctagaagaaggatatgtaaacaacagtcatacatacgccttcttcagcagccaagaaatagtccaaaaccaatctattgtccattgcttcacatgttagggaatccaatatccctgcaagtttttgaagtcctgcaacagtctttttacgtgttagggaatccaatgattcttacagattttgaagtcctgcagcagtctcatcatgtctcagggaatccaatgattcctgagggttttaaagtcgtacaacaatcttttcacgtctcagggattccaatgattcctgagggttttgaagtcctgcatgagtctcattaacaatttttgatatccatgagtcaattgccataattgctatgctctttcagtggtgggcacaatcagcgatAGActcacccgatgtttcttgggtcttctcctttggtTCAAGTGTCTGCTccatttctctctgatggacaaggcgaatacggcccattggtacccatctgattccttctccatctgtagagacacaagaaaaccctctcccccaagcagttaacctatctggtcccttccattcaccactttctggatctctccatatcacctggcaattatctaaagatagtggagctactTGCACTGGACAcagcccttccagtgggttataaaacctgtttgTTGGAGCCAgtgtatttttgtcaaaaatcaggaaattaattgtataaagagtTAAATtcagaagttctctagggttacctgtggctccccctttcttttgtttttggaggagtatcttgatgtctctgtttctcctctctactattgcctgttcttgaggattaaaagatatgccagtggtgcgtaaaatcttatactgtgcacaaaagtgtgcaaaatgtttagaagtatatgtaggtccattatctgttttaattgcttgtggcatacctataattgcaaatgtttgtataaggaattcatttattattgtattattcacatagttgatctactagcttccaattatctgcctctatttcttcttccttgaagaaccaagaagacgtgcattctaatgtatctaAGAGTCCCTTGCCTCTTTATTAATCTGATATGCTTCCTGTAGAGCTTCTTCagggtgggggagaatcttttcctaatatctgccccatttcagctaaaaaatgagttactagtttagctcttaacaaagtaaattccctgtttgtctattaaaataccttatttcctggtcacagggatttcttcagtgaaatttggATCCTTGGTTCGCGCCAAATGtagagtatgggctagctccctggagggcctcagggtcaaccagagtcaggataaattaaagtcgttggtctttaggaggagaagtgaaagaggcaggcaaactgccgcgcggcttgccaaagatctctcctggattctggagtccagaatctctagcctctctcctccttttccctctgccctccaatccttgcctatgattattaaacattcagcaagcaccaacagtgagaagagccatttatccaaatatatgatAATAGAGTCACTGTCTCACATCAAAtgggtaattaaccttaagtgctctgttgtctgattcaagcatacctttttggagtttcagccctctacaacataagttttagaattaggaaaaaggagaaagagcagaaggaggatactgacaaactaggtgagaagcataaagaattagacaaaaaagaagttaagtacATTGCTGATTAAATTAAGGAAtatggtgcttcacagcaggagccattagggcattccccatcccctgacctacccccctcaattaacccttcatgggtggagggagaaggagaggagggagggatagtgacacaatcagcaccatctatgaagcagctttgtccaccccctgtgacaagattacaaaaagcactaattaaaagtaaaaaaggacaggatatatctgatttaatagaCGCATACCCtgttattcaagagtttgactcttcaggtcaacaaaggagaagatacactccttttgatctagaaattatcaaagatttgaaaaagggttgcattctttatggggctacatcttcttatgttaagatattagaaaatttagcttatcacccctagtgattggaaatctatagcacagacatatttagaacctggacataacttgttgtggcttttggggTGCAGTGAACTAtatagaatacaagcccaaagaaataagcaaactggagttaatatacaaatcacctttgaccaactagcaggtaaaggtcagtatgcagatgcTTTAGCACAGATTTAgcaccctttgatagcatatgagcaaactGCTGAtgctgctataaaagcatggGGTACCCTCCCAGGAAagcaagatagaggggaagtcTTCACGAAAATAGAGAGCAAGGTCCAAATaaactctttgctgattttgtgggatgtctgcagacagctgtcatatgaagaattggtgaaaatgcagcagcagcaaaaatgataaaaacaacttgctagagaaaatgttcATGAGGTTTGTAAGAAGAATTATActgggactacacaaggatgctcctttagaggcgatcataagatgctgtgccgtagtgggcacaaatgccttttatacctaggctatgatgcagaacatgggaagacagggtccttcttggcaagggacttccagagagactcattgATGGTAAAAATGGTAATGTGGTAAATTGTGGTAAAATGTGATAAatgtagggcatctgaaagctcaatgttggcacagagaaagagtgagaagacaggatgagagaacAAGTCACAAAGTGCAAACTGCCCCAGAGTCCACCAAAAATACCACATATTCATCTTGTGGTCCCACTCTTAAATTTATCAAGGGCTCTGGATGGGATTTTTCAAAGAACTCCTGCCTCCCTAATCTTCAAGTTCCATGAGGGAACAGACTTGATCTTCCTTCCATTGGGAACAATTCCTGGAAAGATGGCCACTTCTCCCACAAGTCCAGCATGTTAATAGGCCTCTTATTctttgtctcccttcctccccaccttggGAGAATCTTGCTCTCCCTTTATTCTGTTGGAACTTTTTATTTACTTAGTCAGGATTCCATCCTCTCCCATGTCCCTTTGATTCCAGTATGATCTGAACCAGCTTTTTAGCCTcttatctctctgcttctctctcgtCATCTCTTCTCTCATACACTTTTGTAGCCTCTTTCAGTAATTCCTTTAAGGGCTTGCAACCTCATCTTTCTAATTTCTGCAACTTCTTATTAATGTCTGGCCATGAGTTGCaaacaaaatgtaattttagTATACTTTCCCTTACCAGATCCTCTGGatccaattctgagattcctgAATCTTTTAGTCATTCTAAGAATTTAGAAGGGGATTCATCCTTTTCTTGCATAATTATTTCTAATGCCTTATTAATATTGGGCTTTGGAAATGAGTTCTTAATCCCAGTAATGATTAGCTCTCTTAGATCTTGCATGTTCTGTCTATGGACGGGATTATTATTATCCCACTCTGGATTAACAAGGGGAAACTTTTGTTCTGCTGTCATCACCCCATCTGTGAGCAGGTAATGTCTTTCCCATTCTTCCATGGCTGCTTTTCTAATTGCTACTCTCTCCTCTTGGGTGAATAACATGTTCAATATATGTAGGAGCTCACTCCAGGTATAAACACTTAGTCCCCCAAACTGGTCTGTTTGGAGGCCCCTGCGGAGTCCTTTGTGATAGATTTTAAATCCCTTTTGAAATTCCTAATCTCAGTCCAGGTCAAGGGGGCATTAACAAACCTTATTCCCCCTTGTGGTCTCCCTAAAGGAACCTCTCTGAGAGGATACAGTTTGATTTTCCCAGTCTCAGGCTTtgtaaaagaaagattttctACAGCTTTCCTCAGTTCCAATTTCCTCTCATTCCTTCCTCAATGTGTCCTTCCTTAGTTTCTGCGACTCCCAGGGTCCCCAGATCATTAAGAGGGGGCTCAGTTGGTCCAGATTGCTCCACTGAGGGAGCCTGTGGGAGCCCTGCTGCCACCGGAGGTGCTGAGGATGGCAGAGCACAGGGAGGCGAGATGACACATGGGGGATCTCCAGCTTTGTTACCGGTGGCTTATTCACCTTTTTTTGACTCAATAAAAGCGTCTCAGTCCCTAAACCAGAGACTTGCATAAATTGCTGCCTCTAGATTAAAGGGATCTTtttcatttacatataaattcaATTGTTGGCATACCCAACCCTCAGCGCACCCATATCTTCGCCAAACTACTCCTTTGCCAATGTTTTCGCCACCCCATACAAAACaacaattatcattttcttcttttccattatattttggTAATTCATTCCAGTTCTGTAACCTATTCCCCAGGGGGCTCTTAATCAGGACTTCCTCATATTGCTCCTGATTTGGGGGTTTGGACTCCACTTTCCCCATAATTTGACAAGGACAGTTTTTAGACTCCTCTGTATTCCAAATTATCCCAATCGTGCCCTATTGGGCACTTGATAGGTTCTCAGAGAGTCCTTtccaccccttccctccccacccccccagggTCGTTTGCAATCCATTTCACCACACAATTTACGTTAGAGGCTCTTTTTCTCAGATCTCCCTAGATCCAGCCAATTGATCCCCAGATTTCCTAGTGCTTACTTTCTGGTTACAAGAGTGTAGGTTCTCCTGACGGCAAATCAATCAACATCTGCACACAGAGCTTCGGATCAGTCACTTTTACTTTCTCCTTCACCGAGTCTCTTCTCTTTGTGCACTTTGCTGCAGTAGAGAAGTCTCCACCCCGAAGACCAACAAAACACAGTCCCAAGGTCTCCCGCCTGCAAATAGGGGTGATGGGTGTTCTGCCGAGCCACGTGATCCCGGAGTCACGTGATACCCCCAAACTGTATGGAGTGGGAGACCCTAACTCAAAATTGATTACTTAAAGACCTCTCAAAATGAAGGTAGAAAGTTTTATGAGAATCTCCAGAGAAGCGGAAATCCAGAATGAGGAAAAGCCGAAATTACAGTAAGGAGAGTGACTAAATAAACAAGCACTGCCCAATCCCTTCCGCAAACCCCCTTATACAAAGCTTTTAGTCCAGATTGGTTGTTACTTTTCCTTATTTAGTGGGTGGAGTGATAATAGACTGATTAGAAATGAGCCAACCGTACAACttctaaaagttattttaaagtcACATTATTTCTagggaaacaaaaccaaaaccaaggCTCAAGGTTTCGTATATTTCAGCAGATTGTCTGAAAAACCATTACTTGCTCCAGTTTCACTAAAAAAATCTTACCTAAAAAATGCCCTCATTGATCCTAGCCAGCTTGAGCCGATTTAAATCGGGACGCTTTCATCGAGAACTTGGCGATTTAGCCAGTTTCTTGGCTCACGAGATGATTGGCTAGAGACTAAAAGTTCTACCAATAGTCAATTAGCCCACTTACTGCTATTATATCAGCATTCAGCTCTTTTGAAACAACGTGGTTGGCCCTGAAAAGGGCCTTTGGTTTTCCGTGGCAGGCTGGCCAGCTAAAATGCTGCAGCAGACTTAGCCGCCGAAGCCGTAGAGAGTGCGGCCCTGGCGCTTAAGGGCGTAGACCACGTCCATGGCGGTGACCGTCTTCCTCTTGGCGTGCTCGGTGTAGGTGACGGCGTCCCGGATCACGTTCTCCAGGAAAACCTTTAGCACACCACGGGTCTCCTCATAGATGAGCCCCGAGATACGCTTGACGCCCCCACGCCGAGCCAGACGGCGGATGGCGGGCTTGGTGATGCCCTGGATGTTATCCCGGAGCACCTTCCTGTGCCGCTTGGCACCCCCCTTACCAAGACCCTTGCCTCCTTTCCCACGTCCAGACATTTCAAAGAGATCTGTTTCGCTACTCAAAGGAAACTGACCAAGCGGCCACAATTTCCGAGCTTATATACCGCACTGTCGGACCTGATTGAAAACAGGCAATCTTCGCGCTTAACACCTGATTGGTTCTTTCTCGTCCAACCCTTACAAGAAAGAGGCGTTACCCTAATCTGCTTCTTttgtctcctttcttcccttttcctctcccctcctttccttttcctttttcttttctctcccgtctttttttttttttttttaaagagtttttaaaaattgaagtctCAACTTTAAGTTTTTggacatttttaatataaatattttgtaatttttttcaatcactTTTTACTTGTGAGTCGGTGAATTCGTTTTTGTTAAGGAAACATGCAATTCCCAAACAATTCCCATCGCACACTCAAAAATCTGTGCTTTTTCTATTCTCATCAACAGTAGTATGACTTTTTACAAATCAGTCATCCTGTCAATaggtggccaaaaaaaaaaaaaggaac includes:
- the LOC127559146 gene encoding histone H4, which gives rise to MSGRGKGGKGLGKGGAKRHRKVLRDNIQGITKPAIRRLARRGGVKRISGLIYEETRGVLKVFLENVIRDAVTYTEHAKRKTVTAMDVVYALKRQGRTLYGFGG